The Ranitomeya imitator isolate aRanImi1 chromosome 8, aRanImi1.pri, whole genome shotgun sequence genome window below encodes:
- the LOC138647085 gene encoding uncharacterized protein gives MMAPEKSLRLVLLQRLRTPALVVLLLFMETLLSARFQCPEKRSITIVYTLVYLLLPAFFLVFSNLLLRPRPSPDALPSLPPPSSHILFLILQLGKAPLIWVFIVMLNRTFLSCLLQYVDYDNKIYILPSLQISGLILLLLCLVLEYYSPHFSFLQEHLQYHNSKRYEELVLREIEVVIQEAAEEKRKSFIQSMISADVDKLNPGDSGMQDVMLRLIRQHQERVQRGFIAGAEGQGPVTMVHEVHSESPSQVTI, from the exons ATGATGGCTCCGGAGAAGAGTCTGCGGCTCGTCCTCCTGCAGCGGCTGCGTACCCCGGCCCTGGTGGTCCTGCTGCTCTTCATGGAGACCCTGCTGAGCGCTCGGTTTCAGTGTCCTGAGAAGAGAAGCATCACGATTGTCTACACCCTCGTGTACTTACTGCTGCCGGCCTTTTTCTTAGTCTTTTCTAATTTGCTGCTGAGGCCGAGGCCGTCGCCCGACGCGCTTCCGTCTTTGCCGCCGCCATCCTCCCATATTCTATTTCTCATCTTACAGCTCGGGAAAGCGCCTCTGATCTGGGTCTTCATCGTGATGCTCAACAGGACGTTTCTGTCCTGCCTCCTTCAATACGTGGACTACGACAACAAGATATATATCTTGCCTTCCTTACAG ATAAGTGGCCTCATTCTCCTGCTTCTGTGCCTGGTATTGGAGTATTATTCACCGCACTTCTCCTTCCTCCAGGAGCATCTGCAGTACCATAATAGTAAGCGGTACGAGGAGCTCGTCCTGCGGGAGATTGAAGTCGTCATACAGGAGGCGGCCGAAGAGAAGAGGAAATCGTTTATTCAGTCCATGATCAGCGCAGATGTGGATAAATTAAACCCCGGAGATTCGGGGATGCAGGATGTGATGTTACGCCTCATACGGCAGCATCAGGAGAGGGTCCAGAGGGGATTTATAGCGGGAGCGGAGGGCCAAGGGCCGGTGACTATGGTGCATGAGGTGCACAGTGAAAGTCCATCACAGGTCACAATTTAA